The Coleofasciculaceae cyanobacterium genomic sequence CATCACACTTACTTATCCGAACGCTTAGATCTTTTCTTACTGTAGCCCTACAGTTTGGACAAGTTTGAGATGTTCCACGATGATCTACTCGACCAACAAACACATCTCGCTTTCTAGCCACATATTCTAAGATTGTTCGTTAGTTGTCCAAAAGAAGCATCAATTGTGCTTGCCCAACATTCTTTTAGCCATAATACGGAAGTCACAATCCTCAACATAGATTGTATTTGCCATATCACAAAGTTTATGGGCAAGTTTAACTTACGGGAGAAATAGCCTCCTCATCTAATAAAACTTTATTCGCTTTGGCTACAGTTTGATTGGCAGCCAAAAGACGGCTCAGACTATCAATCATATAGTTGCTTTCTTCTAAAGCGCGACAGGTTTCTTGTCCGAAGAAACTAGAGGCAACCTCAAACTCTTCGCTTAAAGCAGTGCGATCGCTTTTTTCTACTAGTTCCGCTAAGCGGCTGTAGGTAGCGGCTAATCGACTAATTACTTGGGGGCGTTCCTCTAGTGACATCAGATTCAAATATAGGGACGCATCCCCAGCAAATAAGCGACCAACTAGATCGAGCTGCATTCGGTAGAGAGGGCTAGCAAATTCTAAAGTACGAGACAGATCGATTTCTTCTTCGGCTAAGAATGCCCCCAGACCAAAAGTACAAAAGTGTCTGATTGCCTGCACAATGCCCATCATGCGATCGTGTTCTTGGGGCGTACACCAGATCGCTTTGCCACCTTTATTGGCGATAAAATCTAGAAACCACTGATAGGCTTGCTGCTGCCGACCAGGACAAACCACCACATTTTGCGCTAAAAACGAGTCAATTCCCGGACCGAACATTGGATGCAAGCCAAGTACTGGTCCAGGGTGGCGATCGAGCATCGCCTGTACTATAGGCGTTTTAATGCTAGTAACGTCTGCTAGTGTAGTTGAAGCGGTAAGGTATCGAGCAGTTTTTTCAATAATCGGTACTGTTTGTTCTATAGGAACGCTAACTATTACTAAGTCTGCTGTTCCTAATAGCTGTTGAGCATTGCCCCAATCATTCCGTCCTAGAACATTTACATAATGACCAGACAACGATAGCTGCTCGACGAAAAAGCTTCCCATCTGACCGCGCCCGCCAATTACTGTCACTCGTCGTGGCTTAACAGTCGGAGAACAAGAGGTAGCAGTGCTGGCAGCAGCACAGTTGATAGTTAGATTTTGCCAAATAAATTCAGGAATGCCAGCTTGAGCGAGCAAGCTAGTGACCTCTGGGCGATCGCCACAACCATTATGTTGGGAACGCGTCAAACAAGAAATTTTTTTGCCCAGCAGCTTAATGAGTTCGCGATCGATTTGCTCTAGAGTTTCTGACACTGGATTTACCTCTCCTGATAATGATTGAAGCTAATAGCTAGGACGAAGCTGTCTATTAAACAAGTGCTGCAGCAGGTTGTTGCCAGCGATCTATCGCTTTACCAACAATAGCCAGTTCCTGAGTCAGTAGATCGAAGCGATCTGGAGTCAGACATTGAGGTCCATCAGACAGAGCTTTAGCAGGGTTGGGGTGAACCTCAATCATCAGAGCATCTGTGCCGACAGCGATCGCCGCTTTTGCCATCGTCGGAACAAACGCAGCTACCCCGATACCGTGGCTGGGATCGATCGCGATCGGTAGATGAGTTAAGGAGCGCAGTACTGGCACGACGGAAAGGTCTAGTGTATTACGAGTGTATTTGCGATCAAAGGTACGAATACCGCGTTCGCATAAAATAACGTTGGCATTGCCAGCCGCCAGGATATATTCAGCCGCCATCAGCCAGTCATCGATGGTGGCAGCCATAGCGCGCTTGAGCAGCACTGGCTTATCTTGCGCTCCCACTTTCTTTAGCAGCGAAAAGTTCTGCATATTTCTAGCACCAATTTGTATAATATCAGCCACCTCGACGATCTTATCAAGATCGGCTGTATCCATTACCTCTGTAATTATTCCAAGTCCTGACACTTCTCGCGCTTTCGCTAGCAGATCCAACGCGCTTTCGCCGTGACCTTGGAAAGAATAGGGAGAAGTACGAGGCTTGTATGCCCCACCCCGCAGGAACTTGGCTCCTGCTGCCTTAACTCGCTGCGCCGTTTCAACAATCATCGTTTCGTTTTCTACCGAGCAGGGACCAGCTATCAGCACGACGGGCTGATTTTCTCCAAAGGTGACAGGACCGTTAGGAGTAGGTACAACTATCTCGCTTGCTTCTCCATGACGATACTCGCGGCTGACACGTTTGAAGGGTTTTTCGACTGGCAAAACCTGCTCGATCCAAGGACTCACTTCCTGCACCAGTAGCGGGTCGAGCTCTGCCGTATCGCCAATCATGCCGATTACGACCTTATGCTTACCGGCGATTTTTTCCGGCGTTACCTTCCAGGTAGTACTTAGCTGTAAACAAATCCGATTAATTTCTTGTTCTGGCGTACCAGATTTAACAACAACGATCATGTTTAAATTCCTTTGATTTTACTTGTTAAATACAGTGAGTTCAGCCCACTTCGATTTAAATTTGTTGGTAGATTCTATTTACCGAAGAAATTGAGCCAATTCTTCCAACTTTCTCCAGGCTTCTCCACTTTGCAGCACCTCTTTAGCCAGGGCAAAACCCCGCGCAAAATTATCAAGACTAGGCTCTGTGCCGATGGCTTCGCCAACAAAAAGTGCTAGAGCGGCGTTCAAAGCAACCACATCCTGCTGTGCCTGAGTGCCACTACCTTGAAGCACTGCCCTTAGAATATTCGCGTTTTCCTGCACGTTGCCACCTCGCAATGCCGCCGTGGGAGCGCTTTTAATGCCGAGTTCTTTCGGGTCTAATTCAATTAAGCTTACCCGATCGGTGGCGATCGCCAGATCGTTAGTATTTGCCAATCCTGCCTCATCTAATCTTTCCCGTCCGTAAACCACAATCGCTCTGGTTCCCAGTTGAGATAAAACTTCCGCAAACGTTTCTACCAATGCCGGGTCGCTCACTCCAATCACTTGTCCGGTGGGCTGTAAAGGATTGACGAGCGGACCTAGTAAATTAAAGATGGTGCGTATCTTTAGGGTTTTTCGCAGGGGAGCAACGGCTTTGAGGGCAGGGTGCCAGCCAGGAGCAAACAGAAAAGTAATGCCTACCTCCCTCACCGCCCTCTGAACCTTTTCCGGTTCAGCCTTCAAATTCACTCCCAGAGCTTCTAGGACATCTGCTGAGCCAGTTTTACTCGATGCAGAGCGATTGCCGTGTTTAGCCACCTTCAGCCCAACCGCAGCCGCTACAAAAGCAACCGCCGTAGAAATATTAAAGGTTGATGCTCCATCTCCTCCTGTACCGCAGGTATCAATTAACGGAGAAGTATTCCTTAAAGAGTCTTGGAGTCGTACTGACCAACGCTCACTCGCAAGCCGAGAATACGCTCCGTCTGGCGTTTCACGCCAGGGAACGAGTGACTGGGAGTGCAAAACCTGAACCATACCTAGAAGTTCTTGAGCGGACACGCCTTTTGCCTGAAACGCTGCTAGAATCGCCCCCGATAGGACGGTCGGAATCGATTCTGTCAGCCATCCCTGCATCAAATCGGCCGCTCGATCGACCGAAAGCGATTGTCTGTCTAGCAATTGTTGCAGCAAACTCGACCAGTTGGAGGAGTCAGACGTTGACGATGGCTTTTGGGCAACGGGAGTTTCTACCATAAGTCAATTTCATTACCGATCGTGTGTGTAATTAAAGTGTGGGGGTAGGGGTAGGGAATCCCCATGAGATCGAAAACTTCCCTATCTTGGTGCGCGACGCGAAGCTAGTCCTTTAGGGCGTTCCCTAGCGAATTTTTAATCCACGGGGTCGCACCGCTATTTCCTGTTTCTCGTTCCCTAGTTTAGATTCCATAATTTGGCAACGGTTTGCACGTCTTTGTCCCCGCGTCCCGAACAGTTAATGACAATTCGAGGACTTCCTTCTAACTGCGGACAAAGGGTTTCTAAATAAGCAAAGGCGTGAGCCGTTTCCAAAGCCGGAATAATTCCCTCTAGTTTAGACACGCGTTCAAAAGCTTTTAGAGCCTGCTCGTCGGTAACGCTGTAGTACTCAGCGCGTCCACTATCTTTTAAATAACTATGCTCTGGTCCAACGCCAGGATAGTCTAATCCAGCACTAATTGAGTGCGCCTCGATCACCTGACCTTCATCGCTTTGAAGTAGGTAGCTCATAGCACCGTGCAAAACGCCAACTCGTCCTCTGGTTAAGGTAGCAGCGTGCTTTTCAGTTTCAACGCCTTCCCCAGCTGCTTCAACGCCGATGAGACGTACTAGCGGTTCGTTAACAAATTCGTGGAAGAGTCCCATCGCATTAGAACCGCCACCGACGCAGGCGAGCAGAATATCTGGCAATCCTTCCCATTTTTCTCGTGCCTGAGCGCGGGTTTCCGTGCCGATCATGGCGTGAAAATCTCGAACTAACTGGGGATAAGGGTGAGGTCCGGCAACAGAGCCAAGAATGTAGTGTGTGTTCTCTACGTTTGTTACCCAGTCACGGATTGCTTCACTAGTAGCGTCTTTAAGCGTTCCCGTGCCTGCGGATACAGGAGCAACGGTTGCGCCCATCAACTTCATGCGGAACACGTTGAGTGCCTGACGCTCCATGTCGTGGATGCCCATATAGACGACGCACTCTAACCCAAATCGAGCGCAGGCAGTAGCGGTGGCTACTCCGTGCTGTCCGGCTCCCGTTTCAGCAATAATGCGCTGTTTGCCCATGCGCTTTGCCAGAAGTACCTGCGCTATGGCATTGTTGATCTTGTGAGCACCCGTGTGGTTTAAGTCTTCGCGCTTTAGATAGATTTGCGGTCCGCTACCGTCTGCTTTAGCGTAGTGAGCGGTGAGTCGCTCGGCGAAGTAGAGAGGAGTGGGACGACCAACATAATCTTGCAGTAAATGTTGCAGTTCTGCTTGGAAGCTTGGCTCGTTGCGGTACTGTTTAAAAGCAGTTTCTAACTCCGCAAGAGCAGGCATCAGAGTTTCTGGCACGTACTTGCCGCCGAACTGTCCAAATCGACCCATGGGGTCGGGACGAGATTGTGTTGTTGTTTGAGTATCTTGCGTATTAACCATTTTTTATCCTCTAAATTTATACCTATTACCTATTACCTCCGCGTAGCGGTACTAGGCTGAAATGACTTTTTCTGACACTGGGGCGATCGCTTCTTTGAGTTCTTGGCAGAGAGACTCAATTGCTTGTAATCCCTCGCTTGGCGTGCCCTGAGCTAACCGTTTAACGAAAGCACTACCAGCAATGACCCCATCGGCTCCCCAGTCCTTAACCTGGCGAGCCTGTTCGCTGCCAGAAATACCAAAGCCAACGCCGATTGGTTTATCGGTCATTTGGTGCATTTGCTGAAGCAAGTCTTTAACCCGTCCCTGAACTTGCGATCGCACGCCCGTAACCCCCGTAACGCTTACTAAATAAATGAATCCCTGAGACTTTTGGGCGATCTTTTCGATCCGCTCCTTAGAAGAGGTCGGAGCAACTAACAAAATTACTTCAACGCCGACGCTGGCAGCCGTTTCTAAAAGCTCGGCAGACTCATCGACAGGAAGATCGGGAACGACTAATCCCCGCACTCCTACTTGGAAGATTTGCTCCATAAACGGCTTGATGCCTAGGTTTAGAATTAGGTTATAGTAAGTGAAAAGAATGATTGGTGCCTGTAGGTCAGGACTCACCGACTCGACGAGCTTTAGCACCTGCTCCAAATTAACCCCCTTCTCTAAAGCGCGGGTAGCAGCTGCTTGAATCACGGGTCCATCGGCTAGTGGGTCTGAGTAGGGAACTCCTAGCTCAATCATATCAGCGCCGTTGCGGTCTAGCACCCGTAGCGCCTCGGCTGTCGTTTCCAGGTCTGGATCTCCAGCCGTGATAAAGGGAATGAGAGCGCACTGCGGTTGCGATCGCAGAGTTTGAAAGCGTTGAGAAATTGAAGTCATTTTTACGATTAGTAGCTGTTAGTTATTAATTTCAATATTGATTAACTTCTGCGGAAATTAATTGAGATTAAATCTCTGCACCGTGGGCAATAGGGGCGCTATTTGGTGACTGTACTGCTCCCTTTTCTTCATTCAGAATTTTGCGGACGGCCTGTTCTATATCTGATTGCTTGACTAAAGACTCTCCAATCAGAACAGCGCGGGCTCCGGCTTGAGACACCCGCTCTAAATCGGCTCGCTCGAACAAACCCGACTCGCTGACTACCGTTATCCCCTTACTGTCTATTTGTTCTCGTTGCTGCTGGATTAATTGCTCGGTGGTTTCAAGATCGACAGTAAAGTTTTCTAAATCGCGGTTATTGATTCCTAGCAGGCGCAAGTTAGATAGAGACAGGGCGCGATCGAGTTCTGCGGCTGTATGCACTTCTACCAGTGCCGTCATGCCTAGAGAGTCGATCGCGTTTAAAAAGTCTTGCAGGTCGCAATCGCTTAAAATAGCAACGATAAGCAGCACTGCATCGGCTCCTGCCGCTCGCGCTAAGTGAATTTGGTAGGGGTCGATGATAAACTCCTTGCACAGCAGCGGTAAAGATACGCTGCGACGAACTAAGCGCAGATTATCGAAACTCCCCTGAAAGAAGGCGCGATCGCTTAGCACCGACAAGCAGGCAGCACCAGCTCGTTCATAGGCTTGGGCAATACTAATGGGATCGAAATCTGCCCGAATGATTCCCTTACTTGGCGAAGCCTTTTTAACCTCGGCAATTAAGCTTGGGTGGCTAGGGCTTTCCTGTAAAGCTAAGAGAAAGTTTCTCGCTGGCGACACTGCCCGAACTTGGCTTTTTAGCTCGGAAAGAGGAAGCGAAGCCTGCATCTGAGCTACTTCTCGCTCTTTGTGCCAAACAATTTTTTCGAGGATGTGACGCGGTTCGGTATTCGGAGCCGCAATTGGGTAGTCTTTTACTGCTTGGTGAGGCGATCGACGACGAATCCGCATAGTGAATGAAAACTGTTTTTCTATAAGTCATTATTGTTTTTTTCGCAAAGGTGCAAGTTACCCACCGATGACAGCAAACTACCAACCAATTAGCTGACAGATATAGCCGACTTTGTCAGTCTCGATTTGGCGTAGCTTTGAATCACGTTCTCAATAATCGACAAGCCAACTCCACTCCCCAGGGTCATAATCGACTCTGGGTGGAACTGGACGCCGGCGATCGCCTGAGTTTTATGTTCGATTGCCATAATCACGCCATCTTCCGACAGTGCTGTTACCCTAAGTTGCTCGGGCAAACGGTCTTTGAGGGCAAACAGGGAGTGGTATCGACCGACCTCAAAAGACTTCGGAACGTTGTTAAAGAGTGCCGAATCTTCAACAATGTTAATGACAGATGTCTTACCGTGCTGGGGATAATCTAGGATACCAAGTTCGCCTCCAAACGCTTCGACAATGCTTTGCAGCCCTAAACAAACACCAAAAATCGGCAGCTCGCGGCGGACGCAGCTCATGACGGTTTCGGGAACGCCAAAGTCACTTGGTTTGCCAGGACCAGGCGAAAAAACGACGAGATCGGGAGATTCGCGATCAAATACTGATGCGGGAAAACCGTGACGCAGGGTAGTGACAATCGCCCCAGCTTGACGCAGGTAGTTAGCTAAAGTGTGTACGAAGGAGTCTTCGTAGTCGATCAGCAGCACTCGCTTTTGAACTTGGGACTGGGGGGATTGACTGCTAATATTGGCTTTGGCAGTTTTCTCAGTCTCAACCGTCTGACCAGCATCGCAAAGGGTCTGAAAAAGGGCAGCAGCTTTGGTGAGAGTTTCCTGTTCTTCGGCGGCGGGATCTGAGTCATACAGAACAGTTGCTCCCACCCGTACTTCGGCAATTGAATCTTTAAGTCGCATTGTCCTCAGTGTTAAGCCTGTATTTATGTTGCCGTTAAAGGCTAACCAGCCTACAGCACCGCCGTACCAGCGCCGAGGGCTGTGTTCGCGCTCCTCAATGAACTGCATGGCAGAGCGCTTTGGCGCGCCTGTGACGGTGACAGCCCAGGTGTGGGTTAGGAAAGCATCTAGGGCATCAAATTCAGGACGCAGGATCCCTTCGACGTGATCGACGGTATGGATGAGGTGGCTATACACCTCTACCTGACGGCGACCAATTACCTGTACCGATCCTGGCTCGCAGATCCGAGACTTGTCGTTGCGGTCTACGTCAGTACACATAGTTAGCTCTGCTGCGTCTTTATGAGAGTTGAGCAGCAGCCGAATCTGAGCAGCATCACCGATCGCATCGACACCGCGACCAATCGTACCGCTAATCGGGCAGGTTTCTACGTATTTGCCCTCTACCCGCACAAACATTTCTGGAGAAGCACCGATCAGGTATTCTCCCCCCAAATTAAGCAAGAAGCCGTAAGGACTCGGATTGATTTGCTGTAAAGTACGGAATAAATCTGTAGGCGAGGCTACGCAGGCTCTATAGAAGTTCTGACTCGGAACAACTTCAAATAAATCACCGCGACGGAAGTATTCTAAAGCTTCTATCACTTTATCAGCATACTCGCCAGGTACGTGATCCGATTCCCGTTCGGGCGTTAGCCGCTGTCCCCGATAGTCGATAAACTCGCCAGTACGAGGTATTCCTTCAGTACCGCCGTGTCCAGTTTCAAACTCGTACTGATAACGGTAGGCTTGCTCAAGATAGTAGTCTATAACAAACAGCTCGTCAGGCAGATATAGCAGCAAATCTTGCTGGTCAGTAGGCCGATCGCGATGTTTAGCAATTGACTCGAATTGAAAGACTAAATCGTAGCCAAACGCTCCATAAAGTCCCAGGTTTTCGTCTTCGTTGCTGTAGAAGGTTTGAGAAATTTCGCGGACAACACTAAACGCAGAAGGTTGCTTACTTCGTTCCTCTTCAGTAAAAGACTGGCTTGCCTGCTCAATAAAACCAACAAGGCGATCGTCTTCTAATAAAACCTCTTGAAGCTGCGGATGTAGAGAAAGGTGCTCTGCTAGGTAGGGCAAAAGAACTCTACCCCGTTCGTTAAGAGCTTTCCAGGTAAAGTTGCGATCGCGCGTTGTCAGCTCTAAAGGCGGATTGACAAATCCAATTGCCCACCGTTTGTATCGTCCAGGATATTCATAGCTACTAGCAAATAAGCCTCCCCGTTGAGAATCTAGACACGACAGAACAGATTCTATAGCATCGTCCATTTGCATCTCAACGGCAGAGCGAGAGACGTGAATGCCGCCTTGGGTCGTGTAGGAATGAAACTTCATACTCATAGAGAACTTTTATATGAAAAAGGTAATTGATAGCGATCGCGTTTGTACGAGAGCCAACGCACCAAAATAAATTCTGGAAAATTGGTGCGTCGGATTGCTGAAGAAACTTCAGCAATAGGAGACGCAGTGATTTCACGTTTAGAAACCCTAATAATGTTGCCGATGTTTTGCAACATAACAATTATTTAAGTTTTACTTCAATGAACAATCTTTAGAATGGCTTACCAATTTTTTTGCTTTTCAACTTCTGTATCGCTAAATACGTTTTTCTCTTTAAATTCTTTAGATTTCACTCATTTTTTTCATAAAATCTACCTTTAGAAAGAAGCGCAATTTAATTTTTTAAATATTTATTATTTTGTATCAAATTAACATTAACTAAACAAACATCAACTGAACAAAAATAGGTACAGCAGCATTATTTTTGCTATTTGGTGATACCTACGCTACATAGAAATAATCGAAACAATAGAAAGCTCAATCAAAAGATTATTCATTGTTTCCTCACATAATATTTCTTAAGCTCTTTGTGAAGCAAAATTGACATTGTTCTGAATTCTTGAGTTCCAAAAACGAGGAGCGATGTGCTTTTAAATAGAGCACCCTTAATGGTGATTGCTAATAATTGCACGGTTGTACCTACAGAGGCTTTGGCGATCGCGAGCGACATGACTATCGCGTTTTGCAATTCTGTCAGTGCGATGAGGTGCGATTAGCATTGGCAAACACTCGATTGCGTTTCTGACGATTTTTACAGGCATTTATTTTTACAGGCATTTATTTCAAACTTATGGAAGAAACATTGAACGCATCGACAACCGAACCAACATCGATTCCGAGTGCTGGAGGCGATAGTGCTCCTGAAGCCAACAGCAACAATCCCTTCGATTCCTTCAACCCCGATACCGATGGTAGCCCCTTTACCGACAGCGATGATGTTGTTAATGAAACTACCGAAGGCGTTGAAGATATGTCCTTTGGTGGAGGTGGTTCGATGATGAACACCGATTTCAATGGTATTGACACTGGTTCTGGCAATACCGACAACGGTAATGGCAACAACTTTTATGGAAATGACAACCTTGCTGACGGTAATGGTAACTGGAGTTTTGGGGACGGCAATCAGATCCAAGGAAACGGTAACTGGAATTTAAACGAAGAAGGCGGTACTCCCTTCAACTCCATTTTTGAAGGGGAGAACAATCCTCTTACTGGCGGCAATCCGTTAGGTGTTGGCGAAGAGGGCGGTATTCCAGCAGATGCACTTGGAGGTAATAACCCAATCTTTGCTGGCGGTAGCACTACGCCAACTCCAGTTGGCGAAGGTGAGACACCAGATACGGCAGAAAATCCAACTGGCAACCAAAACACTGTTAATGGTAACGGGAACTGGAATTTTGGTAGCGATAACGACACTTCTGGGAACGGTAACTGGAACTTTGGCGACGGCAACGTTGTTACCGACGGCAACGGCAATTGGAACCTTGGAGATGACAACGAAGTTAGCGGCAACGGCAATCGTCCGAGCGGTAACGACAACAGTATCTCTGGTAACAGTAATCGCGTCGCTGGTGACGGCAACAGCATTAACGGCAATCGCTTTAATTTAGACGAAGACAATTCAAACATATTGGGTAATGCCGACCGCTACTTCCAAACAGATGCAGAGGGCAATGTCGCTTTAGTTAGCGATGAATCTGCTGGCGATCCTAACTACGATTTTGACGGAGTGGTTGAAGCATCTGAGAATGGCGAAGGCGAACCTGAAGATGACGGTTCGGCAGGTCAGAATGTTATCGACCAAGTTTACGGAAGCTTGTCTGAATCTGGTACAGATTCTTTACCAGGTAGCGGCAGTGTTGCTGGTGGCGGTGCCCCTAGCGAAGGCGGCGAATCCCCCATGATGGGCGGAAGCTCGACTGGCGGTGGAAACCCCTTCGGCAGTGAAGGCAGTGAATCCTCCATGATGGGCGGTGGCTCGACTGGTGGCGAATCCCCCATGATGGGCGGTGGCAGTGCTGGCGGTGGTAGTCCCTTCGGCGGTGGCGCTGGTGGTGCTGGCGGTGGCTCTACTGGCAGTCCTATCGGCGGTGGTGCCCCTAGCGAAGGCGGCGAATCCCCCATGATGGGCGGTAGCTCGACTGGCAGTCCTATCGGCGGTGGCGCTCCTAATAGCAATACAAACCCTGATTACGACTTCAGTACTTTTGAACCAAGTGGTGAAGGCGATCCAAACGAATTAATTAGACAAAGTCCTTTTGGTCCCCTGTTAGATCTTCCTGGCATCGACGGTGTAGAAGATATCTTTGGTAACGTCGGTGGTGGCGGAGAAAACCCCTTCGGCGGTGGTAGTGGCGCTGGCAGTGCTGGCAGTGAATCCTCGATGATGGGCGGTGGCTCGACTGGCGGCGAATCCCCTATGATGGGCGGCGGAAGCTCGATGATGGGTGGTGCCCCTAGTGAAGGCGGTGAATCCTCCATGATGGGTGGCGGTAGCTCCATGATGGGCGGCGGTAGCTCCATGATGGGCGGTGCCCCTAGTGAAGGCGGTGAATCCTCCATGATGGGTGGCGGTAGCTCCATGATGGGTGGCGGTAGCTCCATGATGGGTGGCGGTAGCTCCATGATGGGCGGTGCCCCTAGTGAAGGCGGTGAATCCTCCATGATGGGCGGTGGCGCTCCTAACAGCAATACCAACCCCGATTACGACTACGACTTCAGCGCTTTTAAACAAACTGGTGAAGGCAGCGAATCCTCCATGATCGGCGGTAGCTCGACTGGCGGTGAATCCCCTATGATGGGCGGCGGAAGCTCGATGATGGGCGGTGCCCCTAGTGAAGGCGGTGAATCCTCCATGATCGGCGGTGGAAGCTCGATGATGGGTGGCGGTAGCTCGATGATGGGTGGCGGTAGCTCGATGATGGGCGGCGGTAGCTCGATGATGGGCGGTGCCCCTAGTGAAGGCGGTGAATCCTCCATGATCGGCGGTGCCCCTAGTGAAGGCGGTGGCTCTATGGGCGGCGGTTCAATGGGCGGCAGCGGCGAGTCTGGCGGAGGGCAGCCTAATATCGGACCCTTCTCTCGTTTACTAGATATTGAGGGCGTTAATGGCGTGGAAGATATCTTTGGTAACGTCGGCGGTGCTGGCGGTGAATCCCCCATGATGGGCGGTAGCTCGACTGGCGGTGAATCCCCTATGATGGGCGGTAGCTCGACTGGCGGTGAATCCCCTATGATGGGCGGTATCTCGACTGGCGGTGCTGGTTCTAGCAATCCTTTTGCTAACTTCAACCCATTAGAAGAGGGCAATCCTTTTATTGAAGGAGACGAGCCGAATGTTTCTTTCGGCGGTGCTGGTGGTGATAGCGTTGCACA encodes the following:
- a CDS encoding anthranilate synthase, producing MKFHSYTTQGGIHVSRSAVEMQMDDAIESVLSCLDSQRGGLFASSYEYPGRYKRWAIGFVNPPLELTTRDRNFTWKALNERGRVLLPYLAEHLSLHPQLQEVLLEDDRLVGFIEQASQSFTEEERSKQPSAFSVVREISQTFYSNEDENLGLYGAFGYDLVFQFESIAKHRDRPTDQQDLLLYLPDELFVIDYYLEQAYRYQYEFETGHGGTEGIPRTGEFIDYRGQRLTPERESDHVPGEYADKVIEALEYFRRGDLFEVVPSQNFYRACVASPTDLFRTLQQINPSPYGFLLNLGGEYLIGASPEMFVRVEGKYVETCPISGTIGRGVDAIGDAAQIRLLLNSHKDAAELTMCTDVDRNDKSRICEPGSVQVIGRRQVEVYSHLIHTVDHVEGILRPEFDALDAFLTHTWAVTVTGAPKRSAMQFIEEREHSPRRWYGGAVGWLAFNGNINTGLTLRTMRLKDSIAEVRVGATVLYDSDPAAEEQETLTKAAALFQTLCDAGQTVETEKTAKANISSQSPQSQVQKRVLLIDYEDSFVHTLANYLRQAGAIVTTLRHGFPASVFDRESPDLVVFSPGPGKPSDFGVPETVMSCVRRELPIFGVCLGLQSIVEAFGGELGILDYPQHGKTSVINIVEDSALFNNVPKSFEVGRYHSLFALKDRLPEQLRVTALSEDGVIMAIEHKTQAIAGVQFHPESIMTLGSGVGLSIIENVIQSYAKSRLTKSAISVS